The Nocardioides sp. S5 genome includes a window with the following:
- a CDS encoding GNAT family protein, with the protein MRLSATRTRSTNDHGQRIGRPVDWTPARVPDRDTVLEGRGVRLEPAGAQHVDDLFAALCRSDDDPIWTYLFWERPRDRDELARILDASREAGQVTFAIVASETDRAVGFCSLMRVDPAMGSIEVGGIAFGRQLQRSRAATEAMALLMRHVFDDLGYRRYEWKCDSLNAPSRRAAIRLGFIWEGRFRNAVVYKGRNRDTDWFSITDLEWPRVSRALDAWLDDDNFDDMGRQRTPLAARPPEKTED; encoded by the coding sequence GTGCGACTCTCCGCGACGCGGACCCGGAGCACCAACGACCACGGCCAGCGCATCGGCCGCCCTGTCGACTGGACCCCGGCACGGGTCCCCGACCGTGACACGGTCCTCGAGGGCAGGGGCGTACGCCTCGAGCCGGCCGGCGCGCAGCACGTCGACGACCTGTTCGCGGCCCTGTGCCGCTCCGACGACGACCCCATCTGGACGTACCTCTTCTGGGAACGCCCCCGTGACCGTGACGAGCTGGCGCGGATCCTCGACGCGAGCCGCGAGGCGGGGCAGGTGACCTTCGCCATCGTGGCCTCCGAGACCGACCGCGCAGTGGGCTTCTGCTCGCTCATGCGCGTCGATCCTGCGATGGGGTCGATCGAGGTGGGTGGGATCGCGTTCGGCCGCCAGCTCCAGCGCAGCCGTGCGGCCACGGAGGCGATGGCGCTGCTGATGCGCCACGTCTTCGACGACCTCGGCTACCGACGCTACGAGTGGAAGTGCGACAGCCTCAACGCGCCGTCGCGCCGCGCCGCCATCCGGCTGGGCTTCATCTGGGAGGGCCGCTTCCGCAACGCCGTGGTCTACAAGGGCCGCAACCGCGACACCGACTGGTTCTCGATCACCGACCTCGAGTGGCCACGGGTCAGCAGGGCTCTCGACGCGTGGCTGGACGACGACAACTTCGACGACATGGGACGCCAGCGCACACCCCTCGCCGCACGCCCGCCCGAGAAGACGGAGGACTGA
- the kynU gene encoding kynureninase, whose protein sequence is MSTATDLDAADPLARFRERFVGASSDLVYFDGNSLGRPVAATAERLSTFVEQEWGGRLIRGWDERWMDLPTTLGDDLARICLGATSGQTAIGDSTTVWLYKLMRAAVDHVARTDPDRTEIVIDTDNFPTDRYVAEGIAAERGLSLRWIEVDTSAGVTSEQLREVVGERTALVVLNHVAYRSAWLADAPELTRIAHDAGALVLWDLCHSAGAVEVELDAWDVDLAVGCSYKYLNGGPGSPAFGYVAERLQDELTQPIQGWMGHADPFLMGPGYTPAAGVRRFISGTPPILGMVAMQAMLELVEEAGIEAIRAKSVALTSYAVELADAVLPEVTLASPRDPARRGGHVTLHHDRMREVTARLWQRDVIPDYRDPGGLRIGLSPLSTSFDEVERGVAAVAEALR, encoded by the coding sequence GTGAGCACCGCAACCGACCTCGACGCTGCCGACCCGCTGGCGCGCTTCCGCGAGCGCTTCGTCGGCGCATCCTCCGACCTCGTGTACTTCGACGGCAACTCGCTCGGCCGGCCCGTCGCAGCGACGGCCGAGCGGCTCAGCACGTTCGTCGAGCAGGAGTGGGGTGGGCGCCTGATCCGCGGCTGGGACGAGCGCTGGATGGACCTCCCCACAACCCTCGGCGACGACCTGGCCCGCATCTGCCTGGGCGCCACCTCTGGCCAGACCGCGATCGGCGACTCGACCACCGTCTGGCTCTACAAGCTGATGCGCGCCGCGGTCGACCACGTCGCCCGCACCGACCCGGACCGCACCGAGATCGTCATCGACACCGACAACTTCCCCACCGACCGCTACGTCGCCGAGGGGATCGCCGCCGAGCGCGGGCTGTCCCTGCGCTGGATCGAGGTCGACACCTCCGCCGGCGTCACGTCCGAGCAGCTGCGCGAGGTCGTGGGGGAGCGCACGGCCCTCGTCGTGCTGAACCACGTGGCCTACCGCTCGGCGTGGCTGGCCGACGCTCCCGAGCTGACCCGGATCGCCCACGACGCGGGCGCGCTGGTGCTCTGGGACCTGTGCCACTCGGCCGGAGCCGTCGAGGTCGAGCTCGACGCGTGGGACGTCGACCTCGCTGTCGGGTGCAGCTACAAGTACCTCAACGGAGGCCCCGGCTCACCCGCCTTCGGCTACGTGGCCGAGCGCCTCCAGGACGAGCTCACACAGCCGATCCAGGGCTGGATGGGCCACGCCGACCCGTTCCTGATGGGGCCGGGCTACACGCCGGCCGCCGGCGTCAGGCGGTTCATCTCCGGCACGCCCCCGATCCTCGGCATGGTCGCGATGCAGGCGATGCTCGAGCTCGTCGAGGAGGCCGGCATCGAGGCGATCCGCGCCAAGTCCGTCGCGCTGACGTCGTACGCCGTCGAGCTCGCCGACGCCGTGCTGCCCGAGGTCACCCTCGCGTCGCCGCGCGACCCGGCCCGGCGCGGAGGGCACGTCACGCTCCACCACGACCGGATGCGCGAGGTCACCGCACGCCTGTGGCAGCGCGACGTCATCCCCGACTACCGCGACCCCGGCGGCCTGCGGATCGGCCTGTCCCCGTTGTCCACGTCGTTCGACGAGGTCGAGCGCGGCGTCGCCGCAGTTGCGGAGGCCCTGCGATGA
- the ilvD gene encoding dihydroxy-acid dehydratase: protein MTHAANGPDIKPRSRAVTDGLEATAARGMLRAVGMGDDDWEKPQIGVASSWNEITPCNLSLDRLAKAVKNGVHASGGYPLEFGTISVSDGISMGHEGMHFSLVSREVIADSVETVMMAERLDGSVLLAGCDKSLPGMLMAAARLDLASVFLYAGTIMPGQVDGKDVTIIDAFEAVGACLAGKITREKVDEIERAICPGEGACGGAYTANTMASVAEALGMSLPGSSSPPAVDRRRDGFAHKSGEAVVEMLRQGITARHIMTKPAFENAIAMAMALGGSTNAVLHLLAIAREAEVDLTLDDFTRIGKNVPHLADMKPFGRFVWTDFDRVGGIPVLLRALLDAGHLHGDVLTCTGKTMAENLAELDPKPLDGEILRQLERPIHATGGLTILKGSLAPDGAVVKSAGFDDSTFTGTARVFDGERKALDALAEGQIEAGDVVVIRYEGPKGGPGMREMLAITGAIKGAGLGKDVLLITDGRFSGGTTGLCVGHIAPEASDGGPIAFLADGDQITLDVANMTLDVHVDEAELARRAQGWEPLPPKYTRGVLGKYRKVVQSAAHGAVCY, encoded by the coding sequence ATGACCCATGCCGCCAACGGACCCGACATCAAGCCCCGCAGCCGCGCCGTCACGGACGGTCTGGAGGCGACCGCGGCACGGGGCATGCTCCGCGCGGTGGGCATGGGTGACGACGACTGGGAGAAGCCGCAGATCGGGGTCGCGTCGAGCTGGAACGAGATCACGCCCTGCAACCTGTCGCTCGACCGGTTGGCCAAGGCAGTGAAGAACGGCGTGCACGCGTCCGGCGGCTACCCGTTGGAGTTCGGCACCATCTCGGTCTCCGACGGCATCTCCATGGGCCACGAGGGCATGCACTTCTCCCTGGTGAGCCGCGAGGTGATCGCGGACTCCGTCGAGACGGTGATGATGGCCGAGCGACTCGACGGGTCGGTCCTGCTGGCCGGGTGCGACAAGTCGCTGCCCGGCATGCTCATGGCGGCTGCCCGCCTCGACCTGGCAAGCGTCTTCCTCTACGCCGGCACCATCATGCCCGGGCAGGTCGACGGCAAGGACGTCACGATCATCGACGCCTTCGAGGCCGTCGGCGCCTGCCTGGCCGGCAAGATCACCCGCGAGAAGGTCGACGAGATCGAGCGTGCGATCTGTCCCGGCGAGGGCGCCTGCGGTGGGGCGTACACCGCCAACACGATGGCCAGCGTCGCCGAGGCGCTAGGGATGAGCCTCCCCGGCAGCTCCTCTCCGCCGGCGGTGGACCGCCGCCGCGACGGGTTCGCGCACAAGTCCGGCGAGGCCGTCGTGGAGATGCTGCGCCAGGGCATCACCGCGCGTCACATCATGACCAAGCCGGCCTTCGAGAACGCGATCGCGATGGCGATGGCCCTCGGCGGTTCCACCAACGCCGTCCTCCACCTGCTGGCCATCGCCCGCGAGGCCGAGGTGGACCTGACGCTCGACGACTTCACCCGCATCGGCAAGAACGTCCCGCACCTGGCCGACATGAAGCCCTTCGGCCGCTTCGTGTGGACCGACTTCGACCGTGTCGGCGGCATCCCCGTGCTGCTGCGCGCGCTGCTCGACGCGGGGCACCTGCACGGCGACGTGCTCACCTGCACCGGCAAGACGATGGCGGAGAACCTCGCCGAGCTCGACCCGAAGCCCCTCGACGGCGAGATCCTGCGCCAGCTCGAGCGCCCGATCCACGCGACCGGCGGCCTGACCATCCTCAAGGGCTCGCTCGCTCCCGACGGGGCGGTGGTCAAGAGCGCCGGCTTCGACGACTCGACCTTCACCGGCACCGCGCGGGTCTTCGACGGCGAGCGCAAGGCCCTCGACGCCCTGGCCGAGGGGCAGATCGAGGCCGGCGACGTGGTGGTCATCCGCTACGAGGGCCCGAAGGGGGGCCCGGGCATGCGCGAGATGCTCGCCATCACCGGCGCGATCAAGGGCGCGGGCCTCGGCAAGGACGTCCTGCTGATCACCGACGGGCGCTTCTCCGGCGGCACGACCGGGCTCTGTGTGGGGCACATCGCCCCCGAGGCGAGCGACGGCGGCCCGATCGCGTTCCTCGCCGACGGCGACCAGATCACGCTCGACGTGGCCAACATGACCCTCGACGTCCACGTCGACGAGGCCGAGCTGGCCCGGCGTGCGCAGGGCTGGGAGCCGCTGCCGCCGAAGTACACCCGCGGCGTGCTCGGCAAGTACCGCAAGGTGGTGCAGTCCGCGGCCCACGGCGCGGTCTGCTACTGA
- a CDS encoding helix-turn-helix transcriptional regulator, with amino-acid sequence MGTTGTVTQFATKEELEWLEMGPFDGGIPGLVRRIRRILDVSQRGLAARIDVSQSVVARWETGRTSPRASVLQALLRLAGLVPRVHSAETGEEVGPMRDDGARQHGGNRFPAHTDLRVTGWWVPSGVPSTSSGYYDWIDRSRAAKDPMIRFRTCAHDRRLERMVRGTPVDHPSLRQLAAEAEHLDEHLDEQRETRRVVWGRRVPAA; translated from the coding sequence ATGGGCACGACGGGGACGGTCACGCAGTTCGCGACGAAGGAGGAGCTCGAGTGGCTCGAGATGGGGCCGTTCGACGGGGGCATCCCTGGTCTCGTACGCCGGATCAGACGGATCCTCGACGTGTCCCAGCGGGGGCTGGCTGCGCGGATCGACGTGTCCCAGTCGGTCGTGGCGCGGTGGGAGACCGGGCGCACCAGCCCGAGGGCGAGCGTGCTGCAGGCGCTCTTGAGGCTTGCCGGTCTGGTGCCGAGGGTCCACAGCGCCGAGACCGGCGAGGAGGTCGGACCGATGCGCGACGACGGCGCCCGGCAGCACGGCGGCAACCGGTTCCCCGCCCACACCGACCTGCGGGTGACCGGGTGGTGGGTGCCGTCCGGGGTGCCGTCGACCTCGAGCGGCTACTACGACTGGATCGACCGGTCGCGTGCGGCGAAGGACCCGATGATCAGGTTCCGCACCTGCGCGCACGACCGTCGGCTCGAGCGCATGGTCCGGGGTACGCCGGTCGACCACCCGTCGCTGCGACAGCTGGCGGCCGAGGCGGAGCACCTCGACGAGCACCTCGACGAGCAGCGGGAGACGAGGCGTGTGGTGTGGGGCCGCAGGGTGCCCGCGGCGTGA